A window of the Elusimicrobiota bacterium genome harbors these coding sequences:
- the purH gene encoding bifunctional phosphoribosylaminoimidazolecarboxamide formyltransferase/IMP cyclohydrolase: MLPPGDSGRTLKRALMSLSDKTGAVDFAQALTEMGVEIISTSGTYKLLKEAGLPVRALETFTGFPEILDGRVKTLHPLVHGGILYRRDNPAHVEDVKRCAIESIDLVAVNLYPFEETAKKAAPWSEELIENIDIGGVALLRAAAKNYKDVAVVANPLDYGAVIKNLKENGGVLPVEFRKELALKAFKHTAAYDTAIAGVLAPALFPEAGQRAGQSPALLEQTTACEIIGGEINHNSDTKRAGQNTDATPAKADYADLFEARLNKINDLRYGENPHQSCALYSKNKRLPFDQLQGKELSYNNILDAYGACQAVLEFPVPAAVIFKHITPCGMGTGLNLSEAFERAWNTDQLSAFGGIIAVNRKLDGEIAGFLSKKFVEVICAPDYDAQALAVFAKKPNLRLLKWRDFPAQHLQFRSVGEEILVSSSDSVLFGDKWEVPTLKKPSKEEEEALKFAWTVAKYVRSNAIVLAGPGYTAGIGAGQMSRVDAVFMARHKYEEFLKNNPAPKPLALASDAFFPFPDGIEEAAKAGVTAVIQPGGSMRDKEVVAAADRLGLSMVMTGIRHFRH, from the coding sequence GTGCTTCCCCCGGGCGATAGCGGCCGCACGCTCAAAAGGGCGCTGATGTCTCTCTCCGATAAAACCGGGGCCGTGGATTTCGCGCAGGCCCTTACGGAAATGGGCGTTGAAATAATTTCAACTTCCGGCACCTATAAACTGCTGAAAGAGGCGGGGCTGCCTGTGCGCGCTCTTGAAACGTTTACGGGATTTCCGGAGATACTGGACGGCAGGGTGAAAACTCTTCACCCGCTGGTGCACGGCGGAATACTTTACCGCAGGGATAACCCCGCCCATGTCGAGGATGTTAAACGCTGCGCCATAGAGTCCATAGATCTGGTGGCGGTGAATCTTTACCCTTTTGAGGAAACGGCAAAAAAAGCCGCGCCATGGTCCGAGGAACTGATAGAAAATATCGATATAGGCGGGGTGGCCTTGCTTAGAGCTGCGGCCAAAAACTATAAAGATGTGGCCGTTGTGGCAAACCCGCTGGATTACGGCGCCGTGATTAAAAATTTAAAGGAAAACGGCGGCGTTCTGCCGGTGGAATTCAGGAAGGAGCTGGCGCTGAAAGCTTTTAAACATACCGCCGCCTACGACACAGCCATCGCGGGCGTTTTGGCCCCCGCCCTTTTTCCCGAAGCGGGCCAAAGGGCGGGGCAAAGCCCCGCTCTTTTGGAGCAAACAACGGCGTGTGAGATTATAGGCGGGGAGATAAATCACAATTCCGATACCAAAAGGGCGGGGCAAAACACAGATGCGACGCCGGCAAAGGCGGATTACGCTGATCTCTTTGAGGCCCGCCTGAACAAAATAAACGACCTGCGCTACGGAGAAAACCCCCACCAGAGCTGCGCGCTTTACTCAAAAAACAAACGCCTGCCTTTCGACCAATTGCAGGGCAAGGAGCTTTCCTACAATAATATCCTTGACGCCTACGGCGCCTGCCAGGCCGTGCTGGAATTTCCGGTTCCGGCCGCCGTGATCTTTAAGCATATTACGCCCTGCGGCATGGGTACGGGCTTGAACCTCTCCGAGGCTTTTGAACGGGCCTGGAATACCGACCAGCTGTCGGCCTTCGGGGGTATTATAGCAGTCAACAGAAAACTGGACGGGGAGATAGCGGGCTTTCTCTCAAAGAAATTCGTGGAGGTTATCTGCGCGCCGGATTATGACGCCCAGGCCCTGGCTGTTTTCGCGAAGAAACCCAATCTGCGGCTTTTGAAATGGAGAGACTTCCCGGCGCAGCACCTGCAGTTCAGGTCAGTGGGGGAGGAAATACTTGTAAGTTCAAGCGACAGCGTTCTGTTCGGGGACAAGTGGGAAGTGCCAACGCTTAAAAAACCCTCAAAAGAAGAAGAGGAGGCGCTTAAATTTGCCTGGACAGTTGCCAAATATGTGCGCTCGAACGCTATAGTTCTGGCCGGACCGGGATACACCGCGGGCATCGGCGCGGGGCAGATGTCAAGAGTGGACGCCGTTTTTATGGCCAGGCACAAGTATGAGGAATTTTTAAAAAATAATCCGGCGCCAAAACCGCTGGCGCTTGCCTCGGACGCCTTTTTCCCGTTTCCGGACGGCATTGAGGAGGCGGCTAAAGCCGGTGTAACGGCAGTTATTCAGCCGGGCGGTTCAATGAGGGATAAGGAAGTGGTGGCCGCCGCCGACAGGCTGGGGCTTTCCATGGTGATGACCGGTATAAGGCATTTCAGGCATTAG
- a CDS encoding phosphotransferase has translation MPLKNNEKEKPPQAFEIELKKLFKKTFGTEPELIEPLNGDGSARRLFRLRSAARTAIGAYGPDKLENRAFIEFSKHFRQEGMPVPEIFAFEEGTGFYLEEDLGDTTLFQFMQSERSGSELPPQVVEAYKKTLNWLPKFQRSAGKTLDYSCCYPRGSFDRQSIMWDLSYFKYYFLRLAKIPFNEQKLEDDFNSLASFLLEADSNFFLYRDFQSRNVMLRAAADSPSKAEQAGVAGEPWFIDYQGGRKGALQYDLASILYDAKADIRPRQRTELIKYYLEAAGIEGKTDRAVFMRYFHAFVFIRIMQAMGAYGLRGFYEGKTQFLQSVPYAVRNIEWLLENAELPLKLPELMQVFRRVCSSSRLRQFGKPSLGLTARVTSFAYRNGVPSDEKGHGGGFVFDCRALPNPGRLEQYAPLTGKDDAVIKFLDGETAVSGFLTNVYGLLDATVENYLSRNFTDLMVSFGCTGGRHRSVYCAEALARHLREKYKATVDLTHRELEAESSKKT, from the coding sequence ATGCCTTTAAAAAACAATGAAAAAGAGAAACCGCCGCAGGCGTTTGAAATTGAGCTTAAAAAGCTTTTTAAAAAAACATTCGGCACTGAGCCGGAGTTGATCGAACCGTTAAACGGCGACGGTTCCGCCCGCCGGTTATTTCGGCTCCGGTCCGCCGCCCGCACGGCGATAGGGGCATACGGCCCCGATAAGCTTGAAAACAGGGCTTTTATCGAGTTTTCAAAGCACTTCAGACAGGAAGGCATGCCGGTGCCGGAAATTTTCGCCTTTGAGGAGGGAACCGGTTTTTACCTTGAAGAAGACCTGGGCGATACCACGCTTTTTCAGTTCATGCAAAGCGAGCGTTCGGGTTCGGAACTGCCGCCTCAGGTGGTTGAGGCGTATAAAAAAACCCTTAATTGGCTGCCTAAGTTTCAGCGGTCCGCCGGCAAAACTCTTGATTACAGTTGCTGCTACCCGCGCGGCAGTTTTGACCGCCAGTCCATAATGTGGGACCTCAGCTATTTCAAATATTATTTCCTCAGGCTCGCAAAGATCCCTTTTAACGAGCAGAAGCTTGAGGATGATTTCAACAGTCTGGCCTCTTTTCTGCTGGAGGCGGATTCCAACTTTTTTCTTTACCGCGATTTTCAGTCCAGGAACGTGATGCTGCGCGCAGCCGCGGACAGTCCGTCTAAGGCTGAACAGGCCGGTGTCGCGGGCGAACCCTGGTTTATAGATTACCAGGGCGGGCGCAAAGGCGCGCTGCAGTATGACCTGGCGTCCATTTTATATGACGCCAAAGCGGATATACGTCCGCGGCAGCGGACCGAGCTGATAAAATATTATCTGGAAGCCGCCGGAATTGAGGGCAAAACGGACAGGGCTGTATTCATGCGGTATTTTCACGCTTTCGTGTTCATCCGCATCATGCAGGCCATGGGCGCCTACGGCCTGCGCGGCTTTTATGAGGGGAAAACGCAGTTCCTCCAGAGCGTGCCCTACGCGGTAAGGAACATTGAGTGGCTTTTGGAAAACGCCGAACTGCCGCTTAAACTGCCTGAGCTCATGCAGGTTTTCAGGCGCGTCTGCTCGTCCTCGCGGCTGCGCCAGTTCGGAAAACCCAGCCTGGGCCTTACTGCCCGCGTTACCAGCTTTGCCTACCGCAACGGCGTGCCTTCCGACGAGAAAGGCCATGGCGGCGGTTTTGTGTTCGACTGCCGCGCCCTTCCGAACCCCGGCCGGCTTGAACAATACGCCCCGCTTACCGGCAAAGACGACGCGGTGATAAAATTCCTTGATGGGGAAACCGCGGTTTCCGGATTTCTGACAAATGTATACGGTCTGCTTGACGCCACCGTGGAAAATTATCTTTCCAGGAATTTTACCGACCTGATGGTGTCTTTTGGCTGCACCGGCGGCAGGCACCGCTCCGTTTACTGCGCCGAAGCCCTGGCCCGCCACCTGAGGGAAAAATATAAGGCCACAGTGGACTTAACCCACCGGGAACTTGAGGCCGAAAGCAGCAAAAAAACATGA
- a CDS encoding nucleotidyltransferase family protein: MKAMILAAGRGTRLKPLTDSVPKALVEVGGVTMLETVIRRLISAGADSLVINVHHLHHKILSFLAEKEYFGLHIDISPEIYFPLETGGGLKKAACFFDDGKPFFMHNADVFTDLDLSALYAAHVKSGALATLAVKKRPSARQLLFDDGLNLKGKLQPGADPGKLTQLAFSGVQVISPDIFGKMTESGVFSITDVYLRLAGEGEKIMGFRNDACYWQDIGSVDKLENLRRHVKSSK, from the coding sequence ATGAAAGCCATGATACTCGCCGCGGGCCGCGGCACGCGGCTTAAGCCGCTCACCGACAGCGTCCCAAAGGCGCTGGTTGAAGTGGGCGGCGTGACGATGCTTGAGACAGTCATACGCCGCCTTATCAGCGCCGGGGCCGATTCTCTGGTTATAAATGTCCATCACCTGCATCATAAAATACTCTCTTTCCTGGCCGAAAAAGAATATTTCGGCCTGCATATAGACATTTCGCCTGAAATCTATTTTCCGCTTGAAACCGGCGGCGGACTTAAAAAAGCGGCCTGTTTTTTTGACGACGGGAAGCCTTTTTTTATGCACAACGCTGATGTTTTTACGGACCTGGACCTTTCCGCGCTTTACGCCGCGCACGTGAAAAGCGGGGCCTTGGCCACCCTGGCGGTTAAAAAAAGACCGTCCGCCAGGCAACTGCTGTTTGACGACGGATTGAACCTGAAAGGCAAACTTCAACCTGGGGCGGACCCAGGCAAACTTACCCAGCTCGCATTCAGCGGAGTTCAGGTTATTTCACCGGATATTTTTGGAAAAATGACAGAATCCGGCGTGTTTTCCATTACCGATGTTTATTTGCGGCTGGCGGGGGAAGGCGAAAAAATAATGGGTTTCAGAAATGACGCCTGTTACTGGCAGGATATCGGCAGTGTCGATAAACTTGAAAATTTACGGCGGCATGTGAAAAGTAGTAAGTAG
- a CDS encoding class I SAM-dependent methyltransferase has product MLKHKIPDGSEVYWDGAHYDADNTSIQADIPFYIREAKKAKGPILELACGTGRLTIPISRSGIDIAGVDISQPMLSRAREKAAKAGVKAIFIKADIRSFKLKKKFKLIFIPFNSMQHLHDRVSLERFFERVRAHLAPGGRFILDVFNPNPHYLVRDPDELIPIGHYKDPAGGGDILINESYSYDKAVQAARPVWHYKRGRRNIGAKKLNMRCFFPLELEMLLHYNGFTIKAKYGDFDRSAFRSDSPKQILVCSVRAH; this is encoded by the coding sequence ATGCTAAAACACAAAATCCCCGATGGTTCCGAGGTTTACTGGGATGGCGCACACTATGACGCCGATAACACCTCCATTCAGGCCGATATCCCTTTTTATATCAGAGAGGCTAAAAAAGCCAAAGGCCCCATTTTGGAACTCGCCTGCGGCACCGGGCGGCTGACCATCCCGATCTCCCGCTCCGGCATTGACATCGCGGGCGTTGATATTTCTCAGCCGATGCTTTCGCGGGCGCGGGAAAAGGCGGCCAAAGCCGGTGTAAAAGCCATTTTTATCAAAGCCGATATCAGGTCTTTCAAATTAAAAAAGAAGTTTAAACTTATTTTTATCCCTTTCAATTCAATGCAGCATCTCCATGACAGGGTTTCTCTAGAGCGCTTTTTTGAGCGCGTGCGCGCACACTTGGCTCCCGGCGGGCGCTTTATACTGGATGTTTTCAATCCCAATCCGCATTATCTGGTCCGTGACCCCGATGAGCTTATCCCGATAGGGCATTATAAAGACCCGGCGGGCGGCGGCGATATACTGATAAATGAAAGTTATTCCTATGACAAAGCTGTGCAGGCGGCGCGTCCTGTCTGGCATTATAAACGCGGCCGCCGCAATATCGGCGCTAAAAAGCTGAATATGCGCTGCTTTTTCCCGCTGGAGCTGGAAATGCTTCTGCATTACAACGGTTTTACAATAAAAGCCAAATACGGAGATTTTGACCGCTCCGCTTTCCGTTCAGACAGCCCCAAACAGATACTTGTTTGCTCCGTAAGAGCACATTAG
- the rpsF gene encoding 30S ribosomal protein S6 produces MKAYELMVIINPQVSDAEVIEIVDKTKKIITDEKAEVLAEDKLGRKKFYHQVGKHRDGYYFYLKVKADPSSIKTISRNLKLQQHVLRAMTLKAGLEPAKKA; encoded by the coding sequence ATGAAAGCATACGAATTGATGGTTATTATCAATCCTCAGGTTTCCGACGCCGAAGTTATTGAAATTGTGGACAAGACCAAGAAGATCATCACCGACGAGAAAGCCGAAGTTCTCGCGGAAGACAAGCTTGGCCGTAAAAAGTTTTATCATCAGGTGGGAAAACACCGAGACGGCTATTATTTTTACCTTAAAGTGAAAGCCGACCCCTCCTCCATTAAAACCATAAGCCGCAATCTGAAGCTTCAGCAGCATGTCCTAAGGGCCATGACGCTTAAGGCAGGGCTTGAGCCCGCCAAAAAAGCCTAA
- a CDS encoding single-stranded DNA-binding protein: protein MNIRIPEQNQVIIAGRLTRDPEHRVTQKGSGCCFFDVAVNRRYKDIATGEWKDDTTYVPVVVWGPMADRCKEKLQKGSPVHVEGRLAGSEYVDKTGQKRKVLKVTARRVQFLAMASAAPDAPDAAETAETEEQPGVPAKESSSGIEEVPF from the coding sequence ATGAATATCCGAATTCCTGAACAGAACCAGGTAATTATAGCGGGTAGGCTTACGCGGGACCCGGAACATCGCGTAACCCAAAAAGGCAGCGGCTGTTGTTTTTTTGACGTGGCCGTGAACCGCCGCTACAAAGATATCGCTACCGGCGAGTGGAAAGACGATACCACCTATGTTCCCGTAGTCGTTTGGGGGCCGATGGCGGACCGCTGCAAGGAAAAGCTTCAAAAAGGCAGCCCCGTACATGTGGAAGGGCGTCTGGCCGGTTCCGAATATGTGGATAAGACCGGGCAGAAGCGCAAAGTTCTAAAAGTGACGGCCAGGCGTGTGCAATTTTTAGCCATGGCTTCCGCCGCTCCGGATGCTCCGGACGCCGCGGAAACCGCCGAGACCGAGGAACAGCCGGGCGTTCCGGCTAAAGAAAGTTCATCCGGCATAGAAGAAGTGCCGTTTTAA
- the rpsR gene encoding 30S ribosomal protein S18: MDNTEQNNSRPAGAQGENAGASRPSSGLPPTGGPSRGGPGGSMARRPQGRRHFAPRRKVCRLCAEHIALIDFKQQQIVKSFCSESGKILSRRITGACAKHQRQITRAVKINRNLSLMSYDG; this comes from the coding sequence ATGGACAACACAGAACAGAATAATTCAAGACCGGCCGGAGCCCAGGGTGAGAACGCCGGCGCGTCAAGGCCCTCATCCGGCTTGCCCCCGACAGGCGGGCCTTCACGCGGCGGTCCCGGCGGCAGTATGGCCAGGCGGCCGCAGGGCAGGCGGCATTTCGCGCCTCGCAGAAAAGTTTGCAGGCTTTGCGCCGAACATATCGCTCTCATTGACTTCAAGCAGCAACAGATAGTCAAAAGCTTTTGCAGCGAGTCCGGCAAGATCCTGTCGCGCAGAATTACCGGCGCATGCGCCAAGCATCAGCGCCAGATAACGAGAGCGGTTAAAATAAACCGTAACCTTTCTCTCATGTCCTACGACGGCTGA
- the rplI gene encoding 50S ribosomal protein L9, producing MKVILKKDVSNIGLTGEIKQVKDGYARNYLLPRGLVELATEGALKAWKNSEVRRSKRLAQENTGLEGIAKRLTAITLSFSRPVSEEGVMFGSIAKSDIIKNLQAADIKIHKDMIKLPASIKAVGNFEVEIALKQNITAKVKVAVSAQSK from the coding sequence ATGAAAGTTATACTCAAGAAAGACGTTTCCAATATCGGTCTGACGGGCGAGATAAAGCAGGTGAAAGACGGCTACGCCCGCAATTACCTTTTGCCCCGCGGCCTGGTTGAACTGGCCACCGAGGGCGCCCTCAAGGCGTGGAAGAACAGCGAAGTCAGGCGCTCAAAGCGCCTGGCGCAGGAAAACACGGGCCTTGAGGGAATCGCCAAGCGCCTGACCGCCATCACCCTTTCCTTCTCACGGCCGGTGTCCGAGGAAGGCGTTATGTTCGGCTCTATCGCCAAGAGCGACATCATCAAGAATCTGCAGGCCGCCGACATTAAAATTCACAAAGACATGATAAAGCTGCCCGCGTCCATAAAAGCCGTGGGGAATTTTGAAGTGGAAATAGCCCTTAAGCAGAACATCACGGCCAAGGTGAAAGTTGCGGTTTCAGCCCAAAGCAAGTAG
- the dnaB gene encoding replicative DNA helicase yields MNTPKVPPHSLEAEMAVLGAMLISKESVETVSEILQAKHFYNDSNRKIFEAIGALYAKNQPVDMVTLTEELKKAGRLDDLGGQKYLADLTEKVSTPAHTQAYAQLVKEKAILRELIRVSTTVIERSFTSPEDVAHQLDYAQEEILSVAQTNTDHGFTSAEVLAKETLERLEKSYGDHSPITGVATGFGRLDDMTGGLQKSDLIILAARPSQGKTAMALNMAYHAAVEKKVPVAVFSLEMDKHAIFQRMLCGAARADLGNVRKGYFPREIWSELTRYSSLISESPLWIDDSSSLNILDIRTRARKLMSLLKNQNKELGLIIIDYIQLIRGTGRIENRQQEVSEISRLLKDLARTLKVPVLALSQLNRRSEDKAREGNRPQLSDLRESGSLEQDADLVALIHREEVYKRDDPNFKNKAILIIAKQRNGPVGDVHLNFFKEYTRFDDPAPPGLEQIAEEAVF; encoded by the coding sequence ATGAACACTCCCAAAGTGCCTCCCCATTCGCTTGAGGCGGAAATGGCCGTCCTCGGCGCCATGCTTATTTCCAAAGAATCGGTGGAGACCGTAAGCGAAATCCTGCAGGCCAAACATTTCTATAACGATTCCAACCGGAAAATTTTTGAAGCCATCGGGGCCCTTTACGCCAAAAATCAGCCGGTTGACATGGTAACGCTCACCGAGGAACTTAAAAAAGCCGGCCGCCTTGACGATCTGGGCGGGCAGAAATATCTGGCGGACCTGACGGAAAAGGTCTCAACGCCGGCCCACACCCAGGCTTACGCCCAGCTGGTTAAAGAGAAAGCCATCCTGCGCGAGCTCATCCGCGTGTCCACCACGGTTATAGAAAGGTCCTTTACGAGCCCCGAAGACGTGGCCCACCAGCTTGATTACGCCCAGGAAGAGATACTTTCCGTGGCCCAGACCAACACCGATCACGGCTTTACTTCCGCCGAGGTCCTTGCCAAAGAAACGCTTGAGCGGCTTGAAAAATCTTACGGCGACCATTCCCCCATAACCGGCGTGGCGACGGGATTCGGCCGGCTGGATGATATGACCGGCGGCCTGCAAAAATCCGACCTTATAATACTGGCGGCCCGGCCCAGCCAGGGCAAAACCGCCATGGCGCTTAATATGGCCTATCACGCGGCCGTTGAAAAGAAAGTGCCCGTGGCCGTTTTTTCGCTTGAAATGGATAAGCACGCCATTTTCCAGAGGATGCTTTGCGGCGCGGCCCGGGCGGACCTTGGAAATGTGCGCAAGGGGTATTTTCCCAGGGAAATATGGAGCGAGCTTACAAGGTATTCCTCCCTGATCTCGGAATCGCCGCTTTGGATAGACGATTCGTCCAGCCTGAATATACTTGATATCCGCACGCGCGCCCGCAAGCTGATGAGCCTGCTTAAAAACCAGAATAAAGAGCTCGGCCTGATCATCATAGACTATATCCAGCTCATACGCGGCACCGGCCGCATTGAAAACCGGCAGCAGGAAGTGTCCGAGATTTCCCGGCTTTTAAAAGATCTGGCCAGAACGCTTAAAGTGCCGGTGCTCGCCCTCTCGCAGCTTAACCGCCGCAGCGAGGACAAGGCCCGCGAGGGAAACCGTCCCCAGCTTTCAGACCTGCGCGAGTCCGGTTCGCTTGAGCAGGACGCCGATCTGGTGGCGCTCATACACAGGGAAGAAGTTTATAAAAGGGACGACCCTAACTTTAAAAACAAGGCTATCCTTATAATAGCCAAGCAGCGCAACGGCCCCGTGGGGGATGTGCACCTGAATTTCTTCAAGGAATACACCCGCTTTGACGACCCCGCGCCTCCAGGACTGGAGCAGATAGCGGAAGAAGCGGTGTTTTAG
- the alr gene encoding alanine racemase — MKVYRPTVAEINFPALSANLIKIKKTVGAKTRVMFVVKADAYGHGAAAAAVFAEKKKLAWGYGVSSVEEGLALRGAGVRSPVLVLGSLYPFESFVEALHANLTLTISSLQGARQAARASQRLGKKALCHVKLETGMGRIGARKPAVIKIFEALGASKTVVAEGLYTHLSSADSDPEFTARQLEIFSQTAGELESAGRGALIKHTANSFAALNYPQSRRDMVRVGLAAYGCMEGFKPALTLKTRIVFVKTVRRGAYISYNKSFRVPGPMKIATLPIGYGDGYTRALSNKADILVGGRRCRVLGNITMDMLMIDVTRVKEVSVGDEAVLIGRQGREEITARELAVKALTIPYEITTLLSSRVPRVYVE, encoded by the coding sequence ATGAAAGTTTACAGGCCTACCGTCGCTGAAATAAATTTTCCTGCGCTTTCAGCCAACCTCATTAAAATAAAAAAAACCGTGGGAGCTAAAACCCGCGTGATGTTCGTGGTAAAGGCAGACGCCTACGGCCACGGCGCCGCGGCAGCGGCCGTTTTTGCCGAAAAGAAAAAGCTGGCCTGGGGGTATGGCGTGTCGTCGGTGGAGGAGGGGCTCGCGCTGCGCGGGGCCGGAGTTAGATCTCCCGTGCTGGTGCTTGGAAGCCTTTATCCGTTCGAAAGCTTTGTCGAGGCTCTCCACGCGAATCTGACTCTTACCATTTCAAGCCTTCAGGGCGCGCGCCAGGCTGCGCGGGCTTCACAGCGCTTGGGCAAAAAGGCCTTGTGCCATGTGAAGCTTGAAACCGGCATGGGCCGCATAGGGGCGCGGAAGCCGGCCGTCATTAAAATTTTTGAGGCGCTTGGCGCTTCCAAAACCGTCGTGGCGGAGGGGTTATACACGCATCTTTCAAGCGCCGACAGCGACCCTGAGTTTACCGCCCGGCAGCTTGAAATTTTCAGCCAGACCGCCGGGGAACTGGAATCCGCCGGCCGGGGCGCGCTTATAAAGCACACCGCCAATTCCTTCGCCGCGCTTAACTATCCGCAAAGCCGCCGGGATATGGTGCGGGTAGGGCTTGCCGCTTACGGCTGCATGGAAGGTTTTAAACCGGCTCTCACTCTTAAAACCAGAATAGTTTTTGTAAAAACGGTGCGGCGCGGCGCCTATATCAGCTATAACAAGTCTTTCAGGGTTCCCGGCCCTATGAAGATAGCCACGCTGCCTATCGGCTACGGCGACGGCTACACGCGCGCCCTTTCCAATAAGGCCGATATTCTGGTGGGCGGACGGCGCTGCAGGGTGCTTGGCAATATTACCATGGACATGCTTATGATCGATGTTACCAGGGTAAAAGAGGTCTCGGTCGGGGATGAAGCCGTTTTAATAGGCCGGCAGGGCAGGGAAGAAATTACGGCGCGCGAGCTGGCAGTGAAGGCGCTTACAATTCCTTACGAAATTACCACGCTTCTCTCGTCCAGAGTGCCGCGGGTGTATGTGGAATAG
- a CDS encoding ABC transporter permease: MKHRLTEYVGREFMSLAETMGAVALMIKSVVFWLFRSRFEAGEAVKQAMKIGVDSITVTALTSFFTGMVLALQMGHSMKNLFNEPMYIGTMVAFSMLKELGPVLTSIVVAGRAGAVVTAEIGTMKVTEQIDALYTLGTNPTRYLLVPRYIAFMITLPLLTVFADFLGVLGGCLVGMVKLGVSPAVYKDDIFTYLGTEDFMHGFLKTFFFAFMIATVSCYKGLNTKGGAEGVGKATTEAVVVSMVLVMVMDYFISALLVAVGI; the protein is encoded by the coding sequence ATGAAACACCGTTTGACGGAATATGTGGGCAGGGAGTTTATGAGCCTGGCCGAAACTATGGGCGCCGTGGCGCTTATGATCAAGTCCGTGGTTTTCTGGCTTTTCAGGTCCAGGTTCGAGGCCGGCGAGGCCGTTAAGCAGGCGATGAAGATAGGCGTGGACTCAATAACGGTTACCGCGCTGACCAGCTTTTTTACCGGCATGGTGCTGGCGCTGCAGATGGGCCATTCCATGAAAAATCTTTTCAACGAGCCGATGTATATCGGCACCATGGTCGCTTTCTCCATGCTGAAAGAGCTCGGGCCGGTGCTTACCTCCATAGTGGTGGCCGGCCGCGCCGGCGCGGTGGTCACGGCGGAAATAGGCACCATGAAGGTGACGGAGCAGATAGACGCTCTTTACACTTTGGGCACCAACCCGACGCGCTACCTGCTTGTGCCGCGCTATATCGCCTTCATGATCACGCTGCCGCTGCTGACCGTCTTCGCGGATTTTCTGGGAGTGCTGGGCGGCTGCCTTGTCGGAATGGTCAAGCTGGGCGTTTCGCCGGCGGTTTACAAGGACGATATTTTTACCTACCTGGGCACAGAGGATTTTATGCACGGTTTTTTGAAGACTTTTTTCTTCGCTTTCATGATAGCCACGGTGTCCTGCTACAAGGGCTTGAACACGAAAGGCGGCGCGGAGGGCGTGGGCAAGGCCACCACTGAGGCGGTGGTGGTCAGCATGGTGCTGGTGATGGTTATGGACTACTTTATCAGCGCGCTGCTGGTGGCGGTGGGCATATGA
- a CDS encoding ATP-binding cassette domain-containing protein: protein MIKIRNLNKAFGEKRVLRNISVDIKEGELFSVIGPSGIGKSTFIKCLIRLLKPESGRIIVDGQDIASTVNEFTLARVRRSFGYLFQEGALFDSLTVMDNVAFGLKYLTDVPKSDYPRIVKEKLALVGLKDVEQLKPAELSVGMKKRVSLARSVAAEPKYILYDEPTTGLDPVTTGMVKDLILDMRAKLHITSVVVTHDLKLALEISSRVAMLYGGEFVEVSEPAKFRQSEHKGVKEFMEISDLSRK, encoded by the coding sequence ATGATCAAAATAAGGAATTTAAACAAGGCTTTCGGCGAGAAGCGCGTGCTTAGGAATATCTCCGTCGATATTAAAGAGGGCGAGTTGTTCAGCGTTATAGGCCCGTCGGGGATAGGCAAGAGCACTTTTATTAAATGCCTCATACGCCTGCTTAAGCCGGAGAGCGGGCGTATAATCGTGGACGGACAGGATATCGCGTCCACCGTGAACGAATTTACTCTGGCGCGCGTGCGGCGCAGTTTCGGCTATCTGTTCCAGGAGGGGGCTTTGTTCGATTCTCTTACGGTTATGGACAATGTGGCCTTCGGCTTGAAATATCTTACGGATGTCCCTAAAAGCGACTATCCACGGATCGTAAAAGAAAAGCTGGCTTTGGTCGGCTTAAAAGATGTCGAGCAGTTAAAGCCTGCGGAATTGTCTGTGGGGATGAAAAAAAGGGTTTCGCTGGCCCGTTCCGTGGCGGCGGAGCCTAAATATATCCTTTACGATGAGCCCACCACGGGCCTTGACCCCGTGACCACGGGTATGGTGAAGGACCTTATTCTTGATATGCGCGCCAAGCTTCATATCACGTCGGTGGTGGTAACGCACGATCTGAAGCTCGCGCTTGAAATTTCAAGCCGGGTGGCCATGCTTTACGGGGGGGAGTTCGTGGAAGTGTCCGAGCCCGCCAAATTCCGCCAGTCGGAACACAAAGGCGTGAAAGAATTTATGGAGATTTCCGACCTTTCCCGCAAATAG